The following are from one region of the Nostoc cf. commune SO-36 genome:
- a CDS encoding pentapeptide repeat-containing protein, which produces MKADQLLKNYAAGVRDFTGVNLSEANLREANLSGVILDRAILDGANLSHANLAQASLIEADLNGADLSNADLSGSNLSGAILDGAILDGAAMEGANLSQADLTVAKLIETNLSDADLQEANLIAANLDGADLSGADLTVADLSQANLTQADLNQTNLSGANLDGANIEGTVLDGNV; this is translated from the coding sequence ATGAAAGCAGATCAACTCCTGAAAAACTATGCCGCAGGTGTCAGAGACTTTACTGGTGTCAACTTAAGCGAGGCGAACTTAAGGGAAGCCAATCTCAGTGGCGTAATTTTAGATAGAGCAATTTTAGATGGAGCTAATCTGAGTCACGCTAATTTAGCCCAAGCCAGTTTGATTGAGGCAGATTTAAATGGAGCAGATTTGAGCAATGCTGACCTCAGTGGTAGTAATTTAAGCGGAGCTATTTTAGATGGAGCTATTTTGGATGGAGCCGCAATGGAAGGAGCTAATTTAAGTCAGGCTGATTTGACGGTTGCTAAACTGATTGAAACCAACTTGAGTGACGCGGATTTGCAAGAAGCCAACTTGATAGCGGCAAATCTAGATGGAGCCGATTTGAGTGGTGCAGATTTAACTGTAGCTGACTTATCCCAGGCAAATCTCACTCAAGCAGATTTGAACCAGACAAATTTGAGCGGCGCAAATTTGGATGGAGCCAATATAGAAGGAACAGTCTTAGATGGGAATGTGTAA
- a CDS encoding DUF1565 domain-containing protein, with protein sequence MVNSILVVTLYVNPMTGNDTNTGSRLSPFKSLTRALKVTKMPTIIHLESGIYSSANDEVFPLVIPGGATVVGNEANKGAGIVISGSGEYQSPSFGMQNITLLLVDNASLLGVTVTNPSVKGTGIWIESAAPTLANNTFSSCGREGVFTTGTAKPTILNNIFVQNTASGLVMAGHSQGEVVENVFERNPLGIAISDFAAPTIANNKLSENRTAIALSRNAQPVLRQNLITKNTQGGLLVNGNAVPDLGNTEDPGDNIFRDQNEFDLYNATGEKLVSVGNQFNPSLIKGLIELIPANEVTVNTRFSDNPIESPSQKLPFPSPLPASPELDGHWAEPFIQALVSMDLTHVFANGNYQPDKSMTRAQYASLVAIAFNPFPKISASDFTDVPKDFWAYRAIQIAASGGFVGGFSDRTFRPDHNVQRLQVIVSLVYGLGLPAVDSDVLEVYSDRHTIPDYARKAVATATQQKIIVNYPDPKLLAPLREATRAEVAVMIYQALVAIGRTSAIKSVYVGLHSRG encoded by the coding sequence ATGGTGAACTCTATCCTCGTTGTCACACTCTATGTCAACCCTATGACAGGGAATGATACCAATACTGGTTCACGGTTGAGTCCGTTTAAAAGCCTCACCCGTGCCTTAAAAGTAACCAAGATGCCCACGATAATTCATCTGGAATCGGGGATTTACAGCAGCGCTAATGATGAGGTGTTCCCACTGGTTATCCCTGGAGGGGCGACAGTGGTAGGTAACGAAGCTAACAAAGGCGCAGGGATCGTAATTTCCGGGAGTGGCGAGTATCAAAGCCCTAGCTTTGGTATGCAGAATATTACGCTGCTTTTGGTAGATAATGCCAGTCTTTTAGGTGTAACTGTTACCAATCCGTCAGTCAAAGGTACTGGTATCTGGATTGAATCGGCTGCACCCACTTTAGCTAACAATACTTTTAGCAGCTGTGGGCGGGAAGGTGTGTTTACCACTGGTACTGCCAAACCCACAATTTTAAATAACATATTTGTGCAAAATACTGCTAGCGGGTTAGTGATGGCAGGTCATAGCCAGGGAGAAGTAGTAGAGAATGTATTTGAAAGAAACCCCTTGGGCATAGCAATTAGTGACTTTGCCGCTCCTACGATCGCCAATAATAAATTATCAGAAAATCGCACGGCGATCGCACTTTCTCGCAACGCCCAACCTGTGCTACGTCAAAATCTCATTACTAAAAATACCCAAGGTGGTCTATTAGTCAATGGCAATGCAGTTCCAGATTTAGGCAATACCGAAGATCCCGGCGATAATATTTTTCGTGATCAAAATGAATTTGATTTGTATAATGCTACCGGAGAAAAGCTAGTTTCCGTAGGTAATCAATTCAATCCTTCTTTAATCAAAGGTTTGATAGAATTGATCCCCGCTAATGAAGTAACAGTTAACACCCGTTTTTCTGACAACCCAATAGAGTCTCCATCTCAAAAGCTCCCCTTTCCCTCTCCCCTCCCCGCGTCTCCCGAACTAGATGGGCATTGGGCAGAACCATTTATTCAGGCATTAGTGAGCATGGATTTAACTCATGTTTTTGCCAATGGTAACTATCAGCCAGATAAATCTATGACTCGCGCCCAGTATGCATCTCTGGTAGCGATCGCTTTTAACCCATTTCCCAAAATCTCGGCATCTGATTTTACAGATGTACCCAAGGATTTTTGGGCTTATAGGGCTATCCAAATCGCGGCTAGCGGTGGCTTTGTTGGCGGATTTAGCGATCGCACTTTCCGCCCCGATCACAATGTGCAACGATTACAGGTGATTGTCTCCCTAGTATACGGGCTGGGACTACCAGCAGTTGATAGTGATGTTTTAGAAGTATATAGCGATCGTCATACCATCCCCGACTATGCCCGAAAAGCCGTTGCTACTGCTACACAACAAAAAATTATCGTCAATTACCCAGATCCCAAACTACTTGCACCTTTACGGGAAGCAACACGCGCCGAAGTTGCAGTAATGATTTATCAGGCATTAGTTGCCATTGGGCGAACATCTGCGATTAAATCTGTCTATGTAGGGTTGCATTCTAGAGGTTGA
- a CDS encoding PhoX family protein, with protein MSKLSRREVLIFFAGSAGAAIFGDKLLNGVVNSAEVKNAPLSFTPVRLPHPLPIYQQQKNFLPTGIGQGKVVNAAADIKLGSYNIIDDVVVPPEYERYVIVSWGDRIFPNKDDYFGYNNDFTGFIPLRKTNDVGYLWVNHEYVSFPFSTLVVEDSSDLKELPDAFEKVIGWALPSSKNIEVEGEFLYNQGGSIVRISRRNAKKRFAVVKDAKNRRIHGLSGLAINSQRNDDYKNITAWGSRNHQKGDKNYLIGTGPAATQVFNLSSDELGNKIIGTAFNCSGGKTPWGTILTAEENFQNSVTEGVKANGTQTDYTEKTIGNTFGLVGEKYGWIVEIDPKNPKFRPRKHTWLGRFRHENVALRVEKGKKLVAYLGDDRRGGHTWKFVSASTISSPTSKTNSSLWENGTLYVARYNPDGTGKWIPLLLTTATNPITPTVLSSVEFAALQKVQKEGLLPLPRRNGIAGETKDGGTFKCDRTNEAKALPDYQNKKLSDFYSTQGAVLSDAFLAANLVGGTPTARPEDIEVHPTTKEVFIAYTDGAPGSDGYPDSRIFQVAKLSTDANATQQSGGLYKIIEDSTDATGLTFRWQRFAQGGEAGSVNGAGFANVDNLVFDNQGNVWGVTDMSTGTHNGFDVGAEGKQTKIDHTTSGNVSDFTGVFGNNWLFFIPTSGANAGQVTPFAYGPVRCEMTGPTFIGNTLIISVQHPGEDCPINDGTMLSRSIELLDLNGTTFNQTRSLPRGSSWPSNISKSDGGKEQSTGVPRPSVIGIRLKNPRNRFI; from the coding sequence ATGTCTAAATTGAGCCGTAGAGAAGTTTTAATATTTTTTGCTGGCAGTGCTGGTGCTGCTATTTTCGGAGATAAACTCCTAAACGGTGTTGTCAACAGTGCAGAAGTAAAAAACGCGCCACTTAGCTTTACACCTGTACGCTTACCACATCCCCTACCAATTTATCAGCAGCAGAAAAATTTCTTGCCAACAGGAATTGGTCAGGGAAAAGTAGTTAATGCAGCTGCGGATATTAAGTTAGGTAGCTATAACATTATTGATGATGTGGTAGTGCCGCCAGAGTACGAACGTTATGTAATTGTCAGTTGGGGCGATCGCATCTTTCCTAACAAAGATGATTATTTCGGTTACAACAATGATTTTACTGGCTTTATTCCCCTGAGAAAAACTAATGATGTCGGGTATTTATGGGTAAATCATGAATACGTTAGTTTTCCATTTTCTACTTTAGTGGTAGAAGATTCTTCTGATCTAAAAGAACTACCCGACGCATTTGAAAAGGTAATTGGTTGGGCTTTACCCTCCAGCAAAAATATTGAAGTTGAAGGAGAATTTTTATATAACCAAGGCGGCTCAATCGTCCGCATCTCTCGCCGCAACGCCAAGAAACGTTTTGCTGTGGTTAAAGATGCCAAAAATCGCCGCATTCATGGTCTTTCTGGGTTGGCAATTAATAGCCAACGCAATGATGATTACAAAAATATCACTGCTTGGGGAAGTCGCAACCACCAAAAAGGTGACAAAAATTATTTAATTGGAACCGGCCCTGCTGCAACCCAAGTTTTTAATCTTTCTTCTGATGAATTGGGTAACAAAATTATTGGTACTGCCTTCAACTGTTCTGGTGGTAAAACTCCTTGGGGAACGATTTTAACTGCGGAAGAGAATTTCCAAAATAGCGTTACAGAAGGAGTCAAAGCTAATGGTACTCAGACGGATTACACAGAGAAAACTATTGGCAATACTTTTGGTTTAGTTGGCGAAAAATACGGCTGGATTGTCGAAATTGACCCCAAAAATCCGAAATTTCGCCCCCGTAAACACACTTGGTTAGGTCGTTTTCGCCATGAAAATGTTGCCCTGCGCGTTGAAAAAGGTAAGAAATTAGTTGCTTACTTAGGTGATGACAGACGCGGGGGACACACTTGGAAATTTGTCAGCGCCAGCACTATTTCTTCACCCACCAGTAAAACTAACAGTAGCTTATGGGAAAATGGGACTTTGTATGTTGCCCGTTACAATCCAGACGGTACAGGTAAATGGATACCGTTACTCTTGACTACTGCTACCAATCCAATTACGCCGACAGTTCTATCTTCTGTAGAATTTGCTGCGTTGCAGAAAGTACAAAAAGAAGGACTTTTACCGCTACCGAGACGTAATGGCATTGCAGGTGAAACCAAAGATGGTGGTACTTTTAAATGCGATCGCACTAACGAAGCAAAAGCACTACCTGATTATCAAAATAAAAAACTGTCTGACTTTTATTCTACCCAAGGTGCTGTACTTAGTGATGCCTTTTTAGCTGCAAACTTAGTCGGGGGAACTCCCACAGCGCGTCCAGAAGATATAGAAGTGCATCCAACGACTAAAGAAGTTTTCATTGCTTATACTGATGGTGCGCCGGGAAGCGATGGTTATCCTGATTCCCGAATTTTTCAAGTTGCTAAGTTAAGCACAGATGCGAACGCAACGCAGCAATCAGGAGGATTGTACAAAATTATTGAAGATAGTACCGATGCAACAGGTTTAACCTTCCGGTGGCAGAGATTTGCCCAAGGTGGCGAAGCCGGTTCTGTTAATGGTGCTGGTTTTGCCAACGTCGATAATTTAGTGTTTGACAACCAGGGAAATGTTTGGGGTGTTACAGATATGTCTACTGGCACTCACAATGGTTTTGATGTTGGTGCTGAAGGTAAGCAAACTAAAATCGATCATACCACTAGCGGTAACGTTTCTGATTTTACAGGAGTATTTGGTAATAACTGGCTATTTTTTATCCCTACCAGTGGTGCTAATGCGGGACAGGTAACACCGTTTGCTTATGGGCCAGTGCGTTGTGAAATGACAGGGCCAACTTTTATTGGAAATACACTGATTATTTCAGTACAACATCCTGGTGAAGATTGTCCAATTAACGATGGCACAATGCTGAGTCGCAGCATTGAATTACTAGATTTGAATGGTACTACATTCAATCAAACTCGGAGTTTACCTCGTGGCAGTAGTTGGCCGAGTAATATCTCAAAATCTGATGGTGGTAAGGAACAATCTACAGGTGTTCCCCGACCATCTGTAATTGGTATCCGCCTTAAAAATCCTCGCAACAGGTTTATTTAA
- a CDS encoding glycosyltransferase family 2 protein has product MGETVFFSVVIPTYNRQPILEKCLRALEVQELSQRSSVTNYEIVLVDDGSTDGTLEWLAAHKEEFPHVRWFQQDHAGPAAARNLGVEQALGDTIIFIDSDLVVLKNFLQAHANALLQGQEKLGSDRFFTYGAVINTCNFDNPTAEPYKVTDFSAAFFATGNVAIPKHWLEKAGLFDTSFQLYGWEDLELGVRLKKLGLTLIKCPEAVGYHWHPAFKLEQIPRLIDQEIQRGRMGVLFYQKHPTWEVRMMIQMTWLHRLLWGILSLNGTLNERTMAPLLQWLINLGKPQLALEIARIFLNWYNVKGVYEAYAHIKY; this is encoded by the coding sequence GTGGGTGAGACTGTGTTTTTCAGCGTTGTGATACCGACTTATAATCGCCAACCGATTTTAGAAAAGTGCCTCCGCGCCTTAGAGGTGCAGGAGTTAAGCCAGCGAAGTTCTGTTACTAATTACGAGATTGTCTTGGTAGATGATGGTTCTACTGATGGCACATTGGAGTGGTTAGCAGCACACAAAGAGGAGTTTCCTCATGTGCGATGGTTTCAACAAGATCATGCTGGCCCGGCTGCGGCTCGGAATTTGGGAGTAGAACAGGCACTGGGAGACACAATTATCTTTATTGATAGTGATTTAGTAGTGCTGAAGAATTTCCTGCAAGCTCATGCTAATGCATTATTGCAGGGACAGGAGAAATTGGGGAGCGATCGCTTCTTTACTTACGGCGCAGTTATCAATACTTGCAATTTCGACAATCCAACGGCTGAACCTTACAAAGTCACAGATTTTTCCGCAGCTTTTTTTGCTACGGGAAATGTAGCAATCCCTAAACATTGGCTAGAGAAAGCCGGACTTTTTGATACTAGCTTTCAACTCTATGGCTGGGAAGATTTAGAATTAGGTGTGCGGCTAAAGAAACTAGGTTTGACACTAATTAAATGTCCAGAAGCCGTAGGATATCACTGGCATCCAGCATTTAAATTAGAGCAAATTCCCCGATTGATTGACCAAGAAATTCAACGCGGACGTATGGGAGTTTTGTTTTATCAAAAGCATCCTACATGGGAAGTGCGAATGATGATTCAAATGACTTGGCTGCATCGCTTACTTTGGGGAATTCTTTCACTAAATGGCACACTGAATGAACGGACAATGGCTCCTTTGTTGCAATGGCTAATTAACTTAGGTAAACCACAATTAGCTTTAGAAATTGCCCGAATTTTCCTCAACTGGTATAACGTTAAGGGTGTTTATGAAGCCTATGCTCATATTAAATATTAA
- a CDS encoding TldD/PmbA family protein: protein MPTTLADAQNLLSDLIARYCGRVDYLMIRLEEAEGTDILLRGDKVETLSEGISIGGHIRACYKGGWGLSCFNELATIQDRIEEAIAAARMVGDEETLLAPIDPVQAVCILPLKGADPRNIPLSQKKQLCDRYTELLKSVDRRITTTSVRYGDSAQKVIIATSEGTLIEQSWVDMEMRFAATARNGETVQTGRETTGSRKAYEDLTDLDEQVKGAAQRAIAALSLPSVKGNTYTVVIDPILTGLFVHEAFGHLSEADMAYENPDLLEVMTIGRRFGPEELQIFDGAAPEGHRGSYFYDDEGTPATTTQLIKDGVLVGRLHSRETAGKLEEAPTGNARCLNYHFTPIVRMTNTWIERGKTPVGDLFTDIKEGVYARNWLGGMTNGEMFTFSAGEAWMIRNGKIAEPVRDVTLSGNVFQTLADIEALGDDFYWDESGGCGKGGQNGLSVGCGGPSLRIRDVVVGGET, encoded by the coding sequence ATGCCGACTACACTTGCTGACGCACAAAATTTACTTTCTGACCTGATCGCACGCTACTGTGGGCGTGTAGATTATCTGATGATTCGCCTGGAAGAAGCAGAAGGGACTGATATCTTGTTGCGTGGCGACAAGGTGGAAACTCTCAGTGAAGGCATCTCCATTGGTGGACATATTCGCGCTTGTTATAAAGGTGGATGGGGATTGAGCTGCTTTAACGAATTGGCGACAATCCAGGATCGGATAGAAGAAGCGATCGCTGCTGCGCGGATGGTTGGTGATGAAGAAACTTTACTTGCACCCATTGACCCGGTGCAAGCAGTGTGCATTCTCCCCCTAAAAGGCGCAGACCCGCGAAATATCCCACTCTCGCAAAAAAAACAATTGTGCGATCGCTATACTGAATTGCTCAAAAGCGTTGATCGCCGGATTACCACCACCTCGGTGCGTTACGGTGACAGCGCCCAAAAAGTGATCATTGCTACCTCAGAAGGCACTTTGATCGAGCAATCTTGGGTAGATATGGAAATGCGCTTTGCCGCCACCGCCAGAAATGGCGAAACCGTACAAACTGGACGGGAAACTACTGGCTCTCGCAAAGCTTACGAAGATTTAACTGATTTGGATGAACAGGTAAAAGGTGCGGCTCAAAGAGCGATCGCCGCTTTATCTCTGCCATCGGTCAAAGGCAATACTTACACCGTTGTCATTGACCCAATTCTCACGGGTTTATTCGTCCACGAAGCTTTCGGACATCTTTCTGAGGCTGATATGGCTTATGAAAACCCCGATCTGCTGGAAGTCATGACCATCGGAAGGCGGTTTGGCCCAGAAGAACTGCAAATTTTTGATGGTGCGGCTCCAGAGGGACATCGCGGGAGCTATTTTTACGACGATGAAGGTACGCCTGCTACTACTACTCAACTAATTAAAGATGGTGTTTTAGTTGGACGTTTACATTCTCGTGAAACTGCTGGCAAATTGGAAGAAGCACCTACGGGTAATGCTCGCTGTCTCAACTATCACTTTACCCCTATTGTGCGGATGACAAATACCTGGATTGAACGGGGTAAAACACCAGTTGGAGACTTATTCACCGATATCAAAGAAGGAGTTTATGCCCGTAATTGGTTGGGTGGAATGACAAATGGGGAAATGTTTACCTTTAGTGCTGGGGAAGCGTGGATGATTAGGAACGGCAAAATTGCTGAACCTGTGCGGGATGTGACGCTTTCAGGAAATGTATTCCAAACTTTAGCGGATATTGAGGCGCTTGGTGATGATTTCTACTGGGATGAATCTGGCGGTTGTGGTAAAGGAGGACAAAATGGCTTGTCTGTGGGTTGTGGTGGCCCTAGTCTGAGAATTCGAGATGTAGTGGTTGGCGGGGAAACATAA
- a CDS encoding DEAD/DEAH box helicase: protein MARTPTLNFDRGTLILHPPPRGKGWMDYATWDDRVEKFRIPAIRYRSLVEALQAEDVNFIDEAKQFYPVDLVPTLEMEPYPHQTEALAAWKLAGRQGVVVLPTAAGKTYLAQMAMQSTPRTTLIVVPTLDLMHQWYAHLVAAFPDAEVGLLGGGSRDRTAILVATYDSAAIHAETLGNQYALIVFDECHHLPTDFNRVIAEYAIAPYRLGLSATPERTDGKHADLNILIGQEVYRKRAEDLAGKALAEHEIVQIKVKLSQLERERYNQLIQTRNDFLKQSKISLGSLQGWQMFVQMSARSQSGRRAMLAHREAKDIALGTDGKLRILIDLLAEHYPARILIFTADNATVYRISQELLIPAITHQTPVKERHEILTKFREGKYNTLVASHVLNEGVDVPAATVAIILSGTGSAREYTQRLGRILRKGNIENKQAILYEVVAEDTSEEGTSARRRGERNEPQRRGGRGEEEERKGKLQVVYGSGKERSLKAAEQLEINYSTGSSKSKIQNSDVTDRFTDASPKRGGDYPEETED, encoded by the coding sequence ATGGCTCGTACTCCTACATTAAATTTTGATCGCGGCACATTAATTTTGCATCCACCGCCACGCGGCAAAGGTTGGATGGATTATGCTACATGGGATGATAGAGTCGAAAAATTCCGCATTCCGGCAATTAGATACCGATCGCTAGTGGAAGCACTACAAGCGGAAGATGTGAATTTTATCGATGAGGCAAAGCAATTTTATCCTGTAGATTTGGTTCCCACTCTGGAAATGGAACCTTACCCCCACCAGACTGAGGCGCTAGCAGCTTGGAAACTAGCGGGTAGACAAGGGGTTGTTGTGCTTCCCACGGCGGCAGGAAAGACTTATTTGGCGCAAATGGCGATGCAGTCAACGCCGCGCACAACGCTAATTGTTGTGCCAACTTTAGATTTAATGCATCAGTGGTATGCACACTTAGTAGCGGCTTTCCCCGATGCTGAGGTGGGATTGTTGGGGGGCGGTTCGCGGGATAGAACGGCAATTTTAGTTGCAACTTACGATAGTGCCGCCATTCACGCTGAGACGTTGGGAAATCAATATGCGTTGATTGTTTTTGATGAATGTCATCATTTACCGACAGATTTTAATCGTGTGATTGCTGAATATGCGATCGCACCTTATCGTCTGGGACTCTCCGCTACACCAGAACGCACCGATGGTAAACACGCTGACTTAAATATCCTTATTGGTCAAGAAGTATATCGCAAACGCGCCGAAGATTTGGCAGGAAAGGCGTTAGCAGAACATGAAATTGTCCAAATTAAGGTGAAGTTATCGCAACTTGAGCGGGAAAGATACAACCAGTTAATTCAAACTCGCAATGACTTTTTGAAGCAATCTAAGATTTCTTTGGGGAGTCTGCAAGGTTGGCAAATGTTCGTGCAAATGAGCGCGCGATCGCAATCTGGACGTAGGGCGATGTTAGCGCACCGAGAAGCGAAAGATATTGCTTTGGGTACTGATGGAAAGTTGCGAATTCTGATTGATTTATTGGCAGAACATTATCCGGCAAGAATTTTGATTTTTACTGCTGATAATGCGACGGTTTATCGCATTTCTCAAGAGTTGCTAATTCCGGCAATTACTCATCAAACTCCTGTGAAGGAACGCCATGAGATATTAACCAAGTTTCGGGAGGGTAAATATAATACTTTGGTTGCTTCTCATGTATTGAATGAAGGTGTTGATGTGCCGGCGGCAACTGTAGCGATTATTTTATCGGGAACGGGTTCGGCTAGGGAGTATACTCAGCGATTGGGGAGGATTTTACGGAAGGGAAATATTGAGAATAAGCAGGCAATTTTGTATGAGGTAGTGGCGGAGGATACGAGTGAGGAGGGAACTTCGGCTAGGCGGAGAGGGGAGAGGAACGAACCGCAGAGGCGCGGAGGACGCGGAGAGGAAGAGGAGAGGAAGGGGAAGTTACAGGTTGTTTATGGGAGTGGGAAGGAACGGAGTTTGAAGGCTGCGGAACAGTTAGAAATTAATTATTCAACGGGAAGTTCAAAATCTAAAATTCAGAATTCAGATGTTACCGACAGATTTACTGATGCATCGCCAAAACGGGGAGGAGATTATCCCGAAGAGACTGAAGATTGA
- a CDS encoding DUF790 family protein: protein MLPTDLLMHRQNGEEIIPKRLKIDNKTSELAIELINYFQSAVGKTQGVLERQLTDFEGDSTDYRVKRGLAYILKSSFCTFEVVSPLEPQMLRERVFSLAAKSVSSRESTQVTLSKIADELTQELEREVLLEQVRNGLYADLSENKILTVFDAPTAPDVLNRYNLSQVQGVFYKASKLVLNAHRNVPGEYKLLFRYLKLFQLMAYIEGDADHGFTITIDGPTSLFNPSTRYGLAIAKMIPALLHVTKWSLSSILQTRDAYTNAWKTGRFTLNSECGLVSHYPPGKPYDSMLEASFADKWDALKSGWALEREVDLIPIPGSVMIPDFRLVHSDGRTFLLEIVGYWRPEYLQKKFSQVRRAGRDDLILAISERLNLEKAGVQLNDVPARIVWFKDKLLPKAVLAVMD from the coding sequence ATGTTACCGACAGATTTACTGATGCATCGCCAAAACGGGGAGGAGATTATCCCGAAGAGACTGAAGATTGATAACAAAACTTCGGAGTTGGCGATTGAGTTAATTAATTATTTTCAATCGGCGGTTGGGAAGACTCAAGGTGTGCTTGAGCGACAACTGACTGATTTTGAAGGAGATTCTACAGATTATCGGGTAAAGCGAGGGTTAGCTTATATTCTCAAAAGCAGTTTTTGTACTTTTGAGGTGGTTAGTCCTTTGGAACCACAAATGTTAAGAGAACGGGTGTTTTCATTGGCTGCAAAGTCGGTTTCTAGTCGAGAATCAACACAAGTTACTCTGAGTAAAATTGCTGATGAGTTAACTCAAGAACTTGAGCGGGAAGTTTTATTGGAACAGGTTCGTAATGGGTTATATGCTGATTTATCTGAAAATAAGATTTTGACAGTGTTTGATGCACCAACAGCGCCAGATGTATTAAATCGATATAACTTATCTCAGGTGCAGGGTGTGTTTTATAAGGCTAGTAAACTGGTGTTAAATGCTCATCGGAATGTTCCGGGTGAATATAAGCTGTTGTTTCGCTATCTGAAGTTGTTTCAATTGATGGCTTATATTGAGGGCGATGCTGACCACGGGTTTACAATTACGATAGATGGGCCGACGAGTTTGTTTAATCCTAGTACGCGATATGGGTTAGCGATCGCTAAAATGATTCCGGCTTTACTTCACGTTACTAAATGGAGTCTTTCTTCCATTCTCCAAACCCGCGACGCTTATACAAATGCTTGGAAAACTGGACGTTTTACTCTCAATTCTGAATGTGGTTTGGTATCCCATTATCCACCGGGTAAGCCCTACGATAGTATGTTAGAAGCATCCTTTGCTGATAAGTGGGATGCGTTGAAAAGTGGTTGGGCGTTAGAGCGAGAAGTTGATTTGATCCCAATTCCTGGTAGTGTGATGATTCCCGATTTTCGCTTGGTGCATTCTGATGGACGCACATTCTTATTAGAAATCGTTGGTTATTGGCGACCAGAATATTTACAAAAGAAGTTTTCTCAGGTGCGGCGGGCTGGACGTGATGATTTGATTTTGGCAATTTCCGAGCGACTTAATTTAGAAAAGGCGGGAGTACAATTAAACGATGTCCCCGCCAGAATTGTTTGGTTTAAAGATAAGTTATTGCCGAAAGCTGTGTTAGCTGTAATGGACTGA